One genomic segment of Chitinophaga sancti includes these proteins:
- a CDS encoding efflux RND transporter permease subunit: protein MNLVQSALKYKQVTLSVLLLVFAVGVNSLLTMPRREDPKITIRQGLVIAYFPGANSAQVEDQVTKKLEQYLFQFEEVRKDKTYSTSQDGMVIVNVELGEKVKNPDVFWSKLRHQLLVGKSIDFPQGVRGPIVNSDFGDTEALVIGIESDAATYTQLKEYAQKMEDAIRTIKASSKIKRIGEQKEQITVTSNSEKLAQYGINVTQVTRVLQSQNTIMATGEVKTDVTKAPLYTTGYYNTENQIANQIVGTTRTGATVRLGDVASINRTYADPSSLITVNGHKAMMLTVQMLEGNNIVKFGEAVQQKLDEVSKLLPSNVHITTIVNQPGLVDENVSHFIREFFLAIISVVIVVILLLPLRIAAVAAMAIPMTIAVTFAIMHLLGIELHQVSLAALIVVLGMVVDDAIVIADNYVELLDEGKDRWTAAWKSATDLVVPVLAATVTIIASFMPMVLITGAVGEFIVALPITVAVALGSSFIVAMVLTPLLCFTFIKKGLHSPEKTKKRKSLLDRMQYAYNSALDWCVVHPKTVIIGSVLTIPLAGLLYTKGIRQKFFPAAERNQFVVELWMPTGTRLEKTDDAIHRLTALIKNDPRVTSYATFSGTSAPRFYYNYSPEVPVSNYGQILINTTTEATTNALSMELEQKVAAAVPEGLPQVKLMQQGSVLKSPVEVRIIGDDISRLKQIGEEVQKIVQNTKGSYLVRSDFREDYYGVGIQLKDEANRLGFATASIAQSVYTGFSGYPVSTMYEGNNPIDIVLRLDEKSRRSFSDLENMYLESPVTGASVPLRQIASLIPEWQTGKIMHRNGVRTLTVLSETADNVLPADLLKAIQPAISKLTLPPGYQIVYGGEDANKKETFSQMMVVLAISLVAIFFILLFQFRNLKEATIIMLTIPLSLFGAMAGLYMTHNNFGFTAFVGLISLSGIVVRNAIILVDHTNELLKHGMDIRTAAIESGKRRLRPIFLTAMAAAIGVLPMIISGSPMWSPLASVIAVGVVWSMIVALLTVPVLYIVWIKPTSDEK from the coding sequence ATGAATCTTGTACAATCTGCTTTAAAATATAAACAGGTGACGTTGTCCGTACTACTGCTCGTATTTGCAGTAGGCGTGAACTCCCTGCTCACCATGCCCAGAAGGGAAGATCCGAAAATCACGATCAGGCAGGGGCTGGTGATTGCTTACTTCCCCGGCGCCAATTCGGCACAGGTAGAAGACCAGGTGACGAAAAAACTGGAACAATATCTTTTTCAGTTTGAAGAAGTAAGAAAAGATAAGACCTACTCCACCTCACAGGATGGCATGGTCATCGTGAATGTAGAACTGGGAGAAAAAGTAAAGAACCCGGATGTATTTTGGAGCAAACTGCGGCACCAGTTATTGGTGGGTAAGTCTATCGACTTTCCGCAAGGTGTACGCGGACCCATTGTAAACTCTGACTTTGGGGATACGGAAGCACTCGTGATTGGTATTGAAAGTGATGCCGCGACTTATACCCAGCTAAAAGAATATGCACAGAAGATGGAAGATGCCATCCGAACCATCAAAGCATCGTCCAAAATCAAACGCATTGGTGAACAGAAAGAACAGATCACCGTTACTTCTAATTCTGAAAAGCTGGCGCAATATGGTATCAATGTAACACAGGTAACACGTGTGTTGCAATCACAGAATACCATTATGGCGACAGGTGAGGTAAAAACAGATGTGACCAAGGCACCTCTGTATACGACTGGTTACTATAATACAGAGAACCAGATAGCCAACCAGATTGTGGGTACGACGAGAACAGGTGCAACTGTGCGTTTGGGAGATGTGGCCAGTATCAATCGTACTTATGCAGATCCTTCTTCACTGATCACGGTAAATGGACACAAGGCTATGATGCTGACCGTGCAGATGCTGGAAGGCAACAACATTGTAAAATTTGGTGAAGCGGTGCAGCAGAAACTGGATGAGGTATCTAAACTCTTACCATCCAATGTACATATCACCACTATTGTGAATCAGCCGGGGTTGGTAGATGAAAACGTTTCTCACTTTATCAGGGAGTTCTTCCTTGCGATCATTTCTGTAGTGATCGTCGTGATCTTACTGCTACCATTACGTATTGCGGCAGTAGCTGCTATGGCCATTCCGATGACCATTGCGGTAACATTTGCCATTATGCACCTCCTGGGTATAGAATTGCACCAGGTATCACTGGCAGCATTGATCGTAGTATTGGGAATGGTGGTGGATGATGCGATTGTAATTGCAGATAACTATGTAGAGCTGCTGGATGAAGGGAAAGACAGATGGACGGCGGCGTGGAAAAGTGCAACAGACCTGGTAGTACCTGTATTGGCAGCAACGGTAACGATCATCGCTTCCTTTATGCCAATGGTACTGATCACAGGAGCGGTAGGTGAATTCATTGTAGCGTTACCAATTACAGTGGCCGTGGCATTGGGATCTTCCTTTATCGTGGCAATGGTGCTGACACCGTTGTTGTGCTTTACTTTCATCAAAAAAGGATTACATAGTCCGGAGAAGACGAAGAAGAGAAAGTCTTTACTTGACCGAATGCAGTATGCATATAACAGTGCATTGGACTGGTGCGTAGTGCATCCGAAGACGGTGATCATTGGTAGTGTATTGACGATTCCATTGGCTGGTTTATTGTATACAAAAGGGATCAGACAGAAGTTCTTTCCTGCCGCAGAAAGGAACCAGTTTGTAGTAGAGCTGTGGATGCCAACAGGTACCAGACTGGAAAAGACGGATGATGCGATACACAGGCTCACTGCATTGATCAAAAACGATCCCCGTGTTACATCATATGCTACGTTTTCTGGCACGAGTGCACCGCGTTTCTACTACAACTATTCACCGGAAGTACCTGTGAGTAACTACGGACAGATTTTAATTAACACAACTACAGAAGCAACTACCAATGCTCTCTCTATGGAGCTGGAGCAAAAGGTAGCTGCTGCTGTACCGGAAGGTTTGCCACAGGTAAAACTGATGCAACAGGGCTCTGTGCTCAAGTCTCCGGTTGAAGTGCGTATTATAGGAGATGACATCAGCAGACTGAAACAGATTGGTGAAGAAGTACAGAAAATCGTTCAGAACACCAAAGGTAGTTATCTCGTAAGAAGTGATTTTAGGGAAGACTATTATGGCGTAGGCATTCAGCTGAAAGATGAAGCTAACAGGCTTGGCTTTGCGACAGCCAGCATAGCTCAATCGGTTTATACAGGTTTTAGTGGTTACCCTGTATCTACAATGTATGAGGGCAACAACCCGATTGACATTGTATTGAGGCTGGATGAAAAAAGCCGTCGCAGCTTTAGTGACCTGGAAAACATGTACCTGGAATCTCCGGTTACAGGTGCCAGTGTGCCCCTGCGTCAGATAGCTTCCCTTATTCCTGAATGGCAGACGGGTAAGATCATGCACCGTAATGGTGTAAGAACATTGACCGTGCTGAGTGAAACGGCAGACAATGTATTGCCTGCCGACCTGCTGAAAGCGATTCAGCCGGCTATCAGCAAACTCACGCTGCCACCGGGTTACCAGATTGTATATGGTGGTGAAGATGCGAATAAGAAAGAGACATTCAGTCAGATGATGGTTGTACTCGCGATCAGTCTTGTAGCCATCTTCTTCATACTGCTCTTCCAGTTCCGCAACCTGAAAGAAGCCACTATCATCATGCTCACCATTCCGCTCAGTTTATTCGGTGCCATGGCAGGGTTGTACATGACGCATAACAATTTCGGGTTTACGGCTTTTGTAGGCTTAATAAGTTTGTCAGGTATTGTAGTGCGAAATGCCATCATCCTCGTAGATCATACCAACGAACTGCTGAAGCATGGCATGGACATACGTACAGCAGCGATTGAATCAGGTAAGCGCAGGCTGCGGCCTATCTTCCTCACTGCGATGGCAGCGGCAATCGGGGTATTGCCTATGATCATCTCCGGCTCACCTATGTGGAGTCCGCTGGCCAGTGTGATTGCCGTAGGAGTGGTATGGTCTATGATCGTTGCCCTGCTCACCGTACCCGTTTTATATATCGTATGGATCAAACCGACTTCCGATGAAAAGTAG